In the genome of Sulfurimonas autotrophica DSM 16294, the window AATTAAAAAGCATAAACTTTTTTGAAAATTTAGATGAAAAAGAGTTGAAATTATTACTTTCAATTTCAAGAAAAAGAACTTTTTCCCAAGGGGAGATTCTTTTTTATGAAAAAGACAAAGCCCAGCACTTGACAATGGTGCTTGAGGGTGTTGTTAAAATTTACAAAATTGACCCGAAAAACAATGAAATTGTACTGCATAGATTCAGACCTAAAAATCTGGTTGCAGAGATGGCGGTATTTGAGGGAATTCCTTATCCCGCTTCTGCTGCATTTGAGAGTGACGGAAGTGTTTTAGAAATAGATTTTGATAAATTCAGGGAATACTTTTTTGCAAATGAAGATGTCGCCTGTGCTCTTTTTAAATCTCTGACACAAAAGATTAAATATCTTGATAACGTGATAGCATTGAATGTTGTTTTGGACTCTACGGCAAGAGTCGCAAAATATATATGTGAAAATGATGATGCACTCAAGATGAAAAACAATCAACTTGCACAGTATTTGCATATGACACCGGAGACACTTTCTCGTATACTTAAAAAATTTACAAAATTAGGTTTTGTAGAAAAAGAAGACAGTTCTTATAAAATTGTCAATAAAGAGGCACTTACGATACTTTTTGAATGATATTTGTTATCTTTATTGATATAAATCAATTCCTGTGTTATCTTTCTTGATTACAATCACAAAATATTATTGTAAAAGGATTGATAATGTTACATATTCCGAGTGAAGCAGAAAAAATAGTTGTTGACGGTGCTACTGTTGATTTTTACAAACTAGAAAAAGACGGACAGAGTACATATTACTTTGATACATCAAAAGAGGGTCCACCACATCCAATGGTTAACGCAATGGCCGGTTTGGGATTGATTAAAGGAACAAATGACACGCTGGTTATGATAAACCACAAGGCACCGGGAGGATTGTTTGCAAAGCTTGAAGATGATGTAAAGTATGTAATTGAAGATTTAGATGACGGTTTGGTTAAAGTTGTTTTTTCTTATAATGATGATGCCGCTGCAAAATCTGATTTAACACAAACTTCTTGTGCAGGATAGTCAAATAAAATGAATAGCATTTCGCAAGATTTTGCACCCCCGTTTAAACTTATAGCTCCTTTCTTTATGATTGGGGGCTTCTTTTATGTTTTAGCAACATTAGCCGTTTTTTTATTTCATGCACAAGACTTAGTTTATACATCGCCTGCTGTTATCAGTTTTACACACCTGTTTTTATTGGGATTTGTAATGATGACTATTTTTGGGGCTATGGCTCAGCTTGTACCTGTTGTGCTTGAAGTAGGGCATTTTGGTGTAGAACTTTTTTATGCTATTTGGCCGCTTCTTCTTATTGGTACACTGTTGATGGTAGTTGGATTTTTATATTCACCTGCTTTACTGCCTTATGGTGGGACAGTTGTGCTTATAAGTATGATGATTTTTGTCGGTGAAATATTTTTAACAATTAAAAAAGTAAAAAAACTTAATTTGGTTATGAGTAGTGTTTTGATCTCAAATACATTTTTATTTTTTGGAATTATTTTTGGTTTACTAATGGCACTTTCGTATGCTGGAACAATTTCTTTGGATATTTCACAAATGCTTCGTGCTCATGTTTACTCAGTTATTGGTGGCTATATTGGTATTACTATTATGGGGCTTTCTATCGTTTTAGTGCCAATGTTTACACTTTCTCATAGTTTTTCATTAACGCCCCTTAGAATATCAATAACCTTGATGAGCTTAGGCGTCGCAAGTGTTATATTTTCTGCACTTTTAAATATAAAGGTTTTGGAATATATAGGCTACTTTTTATCATTTCTTGCATTGCCTTTTTATTTTTATATTATTTATATCATCTATAAAACGCGACCAAGAAAAGAGAATGATATTTATGCCATATCCATGATGTTCGCATATTCTGCAATGTTGGTAGCATTACTTTTGGCTATAGTGTATTTTTTACTGCATAAAGAGGTGTTTTTATTAGCATCTGCATGGGTATTGTTTTTTGGATTTTTCGGATTTATGATTACTGGGCATATTTATAAAATTATTCCATTTTTGGTTTGGTTTGAAAGGTTTTCTCCACTCGTTGGAAAACAAAAAATTCCGATGCTTGCAGATATGGTGCCATACAAAAGTTCTCAGGCACAGTTTGTATTTTCAAGTATAGGTGTAGTTTTGGTAACATTTGCTATTTTAACAAAGAGCGAGACTTTATTACACGGAGGTGCATCATTCTTATTTTTTGGTGGACTTGCTTTTGTAAGAAGTATGCTCTATATGATAAATTTTAAATAAAGGATAAAAAATGAGTATGTATACAAAAGATGAATTATTTCAAGCAATTTCAACAGTAATAGATCCGGAAGTCGGCTTTAATTTGGTGGAGATGGGGCTTATATATGATGCAAGCAGTGATGATGAAGGAAATGTAAAAGTTACTATGACACTTTCCACAAAAGCATGTCCTCTGCATCAAATGATTTTACAATGGGTAAAAGAAGCAGTAGAAAAACTGCCAAATGTTAAAAGTGTTGATGTAGAAGTTGTCTGGGAGCCGGAGTGGAATATTACAATGGCTGATGATAATGTTAAAAAGGCATTAGGCGCTTAATACTCTATGAGCCTACTCTTTAGGCTCATGTTTTAAAAAACTGTTTTTTATCACTATCATCTCATATACTGATACATTAGGTATAGCCTCTTTGATAAGTTTATCAGTGTCAGAATATTTTCCTTGCATCTGTTTTATCTCATCATATGCTTTTGGTTTTACTTCACTTGTCGCAACAGAAATTACAGCCGCCCATATAAGAACAATAGCAATCCAGACTATTTTTTTAGCCCCCGCATAAACACCTATAAAGTGAAATATAATTGTAATAACTATACCTATAGCCAGTAAAAGTGTTAAACTCATAACTTTATCCTTTCTCCTTCAGGTGTGATACTTATATTTGCATCTTTAAACATTTGATCTCCAAAATCTTTAACGCCTAAAGTTCCTAATAGCATCAAGGCTATTACTAGAAGCAAAAAGACAATAGCCATACCGTATCTTTTAAATCTATTTATCATTTTGTTTTTGATCTTTTGGTGCAATAGGCGAATAGTCTACACATCTTGCCGTATGAAAATCTCTTATAAAGTCTGGATTTTTAAAGTAATCACCATCAAGTTTCCAGCCGAGTTCTTTAGAAATTAAAACAGATTGTGAGATTGTTCTTCTCATTTTATTTTCACATATGATAGTTTTGCCTTCATTGAAAATTTCTTTGACACCATTCATTCTTTTTGTTGTCACAAAGTAATGAATGCCTATCATAATTGCAAATATGGCAAATATACCAGTCATACCTTTTTTGAAGGCACCTTTGGGCATAAAGTCTCTTGTGGTTACAAAAGCTGTAATAACGAGAAAAAATATGCCTATTACAATATATGCTATTTCTAATTCAAAAAATCTTTCCATAATATATGCTCCTTTAAGCGACTGTTGTGTGTTTTTCTTCCCACTCGGCAAAAGCTGGTGTGAAGTATTCTATACGTACTTTTTTAAACTCTTTTGATGAATACAGTGGCATGTGTGATTTTGACTGGATCTCTTGTGCCATCTCTTCAATCATCGCATTTGTTTCCTCTGTTGTTTTTCCATGAACCATTGTAAAAAGATTATATGGCCAATTTTCATATTTTGGACGCAGGTAGCAGTGGCTTACAGCAGAAAAAGCCGCTGCTTTTGCTCCTATCTCTTCACCTATTTCTTCATCTACATCCCAAACAACCATGGCATTTGCATTAAAACCGGCTTTTCTGTGATTTAAAATTGAGGCAAAACGTCTCATGACGCCAGCTTCTTGCAGTTCTTGTAGAATATTAAAGAATGTTTCATAATCTATATCAAGTTCATTGACAATGTTTGCAAATGGCTCACTGACAAAATCAATATCATACTGTGCTCTTTGAATGATTTCATGATGTAAAGGCGTGAGTTCTATATCGGTATGAACAACTTTTTTTACCTCTTCTTTTTTCTCATCTTTTCCGGTTGTATTGAGTTTTACGTTGATTTTAAAGAGTTTCAATGTCGGAAGCACAATATAATCATCCGCATCCGTAAGCTCTGCAAGTACTTCTATAGTCTTTTCCAGACCCAATGAAGAATCAGGGGCAACTGCCATAGTGAACCAGATGTTAAAATCATGATTTCTTTCATAGTTGTGAGAAACACCGGGATGTGAATTAATAATTTTTACGGCTGCGCTGATATTTTCCTCAGGAATTTTAAAAGCAACCAAAGAAGACTTATATCCCAATCGTTTTGTGTCAAATATGGCAGAAGTCTGTCGTATAATATTTGCTTTTTTTTCTGCTTGAAGTATCTCTAACACTTCACCTTCACTCATGCCAAGTTCATTTGCAATGACCTCAAAAGGCTTTTGCACCAATGGAAATTTCTTTTGTATTCTTGAGAGTATTTCTTGTTTCATCTTTGTAACTTTCATTTAATTTTTTAGCATAATGATTGTATCTATCTTTATCTGAATTTAAATTGATATTTGTCAATAACTTTATGGTTCTATATGTTATGATTACATTACAAAAACTTAATTGAGGATATTTGGATATGGCTTATTTCCCCGCATTTTTAAAACTTGACAATAAAAAAATTCTCATCGTAGGCGGAGGAAATATTGCATATGAAAAATTAGATCATCTTTTAGACTTTACAAAAGATATACATGTAATAGCGCAGGAATATTCTGATGAAATGCTCCAACGCATAAAGAGTGAAAATCTTGAGTATGAAAAACGTGCATACAAAGAGGGTGATATAAAAGAATTTGCTGTTGTCATAGTAGCAGTAGACTCTATAGAACTCCAGGCAGAGATATTTCAAGAGTCAAAAAAATATAACTGCTTGTGTAATGCTGTCGATTCGGTGGATTATTGTGATTTTATTTTTCCCTCATATATAAAAAAGGGTGACTTAACAATTGCAGTATCAACTTCAGGAGCATCTCCCGCTATGGCAAAACATTTGAGAAGATATTTGCAAAATATGATTCCAAACACAATATCTGAGTTTTTAAAAGAGATGAAGGCATTACGTAAAAGTTTGCCTAAAGGCAAAGAGAGAATGAAAATGCTTGATGAAAAAGCAAAAAACTATATAGAAAATTGGAGTAAGTAAATGAACGCTAAAAAAGGATTGTTTCTAGGACTGTTATTCGCATTTTTTGCAATAGGTTTTATAGCCATACAAAAGGCTACGCCGGATGCCAAACCACATAGAATTTATAAAGAAATTAAAGTGTACAGCCCATATAAGTTTGAAAAGACAATTGGCGGTTTAGCAATAATTGACAGTAGGACTGGAACAAAAGAAAAACCTGACGCTGCAGATTCACTCTACCGAATGGATGAACTTGACCAACAGTGGGGAAAAAATCATTTAAAAATTGTTGAAAATGATGTCGTTGTGCTAGGCGATAACAACCAAACTGTTAGCAAAATATTTATTCAAACACAAAAAGAAAGAGACTGGTTGAAGAAGTTTTTCGGAATTTAATTACATGTAAGAAGGGAGTTTAATATGTTGCGATTAAGTTTATTAGCAATAATTATTATTGTTGCCTGGATAGAAGTCCTTCCCTATTTAATACCGAAAAAACCAAAAAAGACTTATAGTGACGAACAGTTACGCGAAATTGCTCTGAGTAGGGGAATGCATCCTATTCCAAAAGAATATGATGCATTTTTAAAACTTCTTGATTCTAAAGAAAACCCTATTACAAAAGAAAAAGTTACACTTGGAAAAAAACTTTTTTTTGATACAATTCTTTCAAGTGATAAAACCATCAGTTGTGCATCCTGTCACCTTTTAGGTAAAAATCCTCATAATAAAAATCAGTTTTTAGATGATATCAGTCATCCTCAGAGTAAAACAGACTGTATGGTTTGTCATATAAAAGATGAAAGCGGTTCGGATAGACTCGCAACTGCTATAGGAGTGCAAGGCAGAACTGCCCCAAATCATTTAAATACACCTACAATTTTGAATTCTGCCCTGGCAAAGTACAGAATGTGGGACGGCTCAGCCAAAACTTCACTAGATGCCGTTGCTCCTATGATACATGATAAATACAAAATGAATCTTACATCCGCAGAAGTAGTTAAAAGATTGAAAAACGATACTGCTTATAAACAAATATTTGCACAGGTTTTTACAAATGGTGTAACATTTGAAAATCTACAAAAGGCATTGGATGTTTATCAAAAGACACTGCTTATAAGAAGTGCCTATGACAGATTTTTAGAAGGAGACAATCAAGCACTGAGTGAAGAAGCAAAAAGAGGGTTTAGAAATTTTATACAACTTGGCTGCAAGGGTTGTCATACCGGTATAACAGTCGGTGGACAGACAATACAAAAGTTTCCTGTACGTAACTATAACCATATCATTGATGTTACGGGAATTTTCAGTACAGAGTATATAGGAAGAGATGTTGCTGCATTTAACTTTAATTTTAAACAATATCACAGGTACCCTTTTGAAAATAAAGGTGAGTATTTAGGCAAAGACAATAATCAACTTTTTCGTGTGCCAATTTTAAGAAATGTTACGAAAACTTCTCCCTATTTTCATAATGGGGCTGTATTTGATATACGTGAGGCTGTACGTATAATGGGAAAATATCAACTCAGTATGGAACTGACAGAAGTACAGATAGATGAGCTTGTTGCCTTTTTAAAGTCACTTGAGGGTGATGTAGTAGAGTATAAGGAATTAAAATGAAAATATTATTGATAAACCTTGATATGCTTTTTATGTTTCTAAGCGGTATTTTATTAATGGACTACTTTCATGTAATATGGTCCTATTTCAGAGTTATTGAGTTTCTACATGTATTTGGTTCTATCGCTGTGACTGTTTTGTTTGTATTACCTTTTTTATATAAACACATCAAAGAAAGCATGGTGCAGTTCAAGCATAAAAGTTTGAGTGGTGTTTTATTCGGGCTGGTCTTTTTTATTATTATTGTAAGCGGAGTTTATCTCTTTTTAGTTGGAAACAGAGGAGGAGATGTTTTTGGTCTTCTCTCTTATTATATTCATCTTTACGGCTCTTTTGTTCTTGTTTTATTGTTGATTGTGCATTTAAAGAAATATTTTCTCTTAAAATATGCTTCTGTTGTCGCATCTGTATTTATCCTGTTTCTGCCGAGTAACTCTTATGCAAAAGAGGAAAAGCTTACAAATATTGTTTATGCTGATGGTGTAAAAAGATACCATAATATAGACTGGACGAATTCCACTACATGTAAAGAGTGTCATCCAAAGATTTTTCAACAATGGGCTGATTCAAATCATAGACATCTGGCAGATTCAAATCCATATTATATGGTGCTTGAAAATTTGGCAGAAATGGATAGAGGCAAAGAGTTTAGAAAATGGTGTATGGGATGCCATAATCCGAGTGCTGTGAGTATGCATCAAGAAAGAACAACACACTTTATGAAAGATAATATTATGCCGGAGCCTCTTTTTGTCAGCGGGTCTCAAAATCTTATAAATGAATATAAAGTGCATCCAAACAGATTAGAGCAGGGTGTTTCGTGTATAGCCTGTCATAGAATAGTCGATGCAAAACCAAAAGGGAACAGCTCTTATGCACTCAGCCTCAGTAAAAGAAAGAAATACCTCTTTGAAGACTCTCATTCCGAGGCAGAAGTTTGGATAAGTCATAAGCTTATTAATGCCAAGCCGACAGTTCACAAAGAAGAATATATGAAGCCTTTGTATAAAAAAAGCCAATACTGTGCATCTTGTCATAATGAGTTTTTACCGCATTCGCAAAAAAAAGTAGTCTCTACTTATGAGCAGTGGAAAGAGTCTTCATTTAACAAATCAAAAGACCCTAAAAAACATAAGGAATGCCTTGATTGTCATATGAGTTATATAAAAGATGGAGAGTTTATTGGGCAAAGCGGTACTTCTACAGTGGGCGGCAAGAAAAAAAAGGCAATAAAAACACACTATTTTACCGGAGCAAATCATTTTCTGGCAGGACTTAAGAGCAAGGAACATGAACAGCAGTCTATAGAACTTTTAAAAACATCAGCAGCTTTAGATGTCGCTTTAAAAAACAATCAGCTTTTTGTGGGTGTGAAAAATGTAGGAGCAGGGCATAAACTTCCAACAGGGGCAGCTGACTTTAGAGAGTTATGGCTTGACATAACAGTAAAAGACAGCAATGGCAAAACTGTATTCAGCAGTGGAAAACTTGATAAAAAGGGCGATATAGAAAAAAATTCTATCATTTATAACAAGATTTTTGGCGATAAAAACGGGAAACCGGTAGGGTTGTTTTTTTGGCGGTATGAAAAATTATTAAAAGATACAAGAATACCGGCAGGCAAAAGAGTTGTAGAAAGATTTACACTTCCTAAAAATATCCAGTATCCATTGAGTGTAGAGATAAAACTCAACTTTAGAATTTATCCGCAATGGGTAACAAATATAGTCAAGGCGGCATATCCCCAGTTGACTGATCCTCCCATTATTACAATCAAAGAAGTAGAGAAGCAGTTTGATTAAAAGTATAGTTATTATTACTCTTTTGACTTTCTATGCTAATGCTTTTATGGTGGAGAGTTCTTATGAAAAAGCACATGCAAAGGCTCTAAAAGCAGGAAAATCTTTGGTCGTTTTTTTGACGAAAAAGAATTGTCCGCAGTGCAATGTAGAACTTGCAAAAATTATTCATAATAAAGCAATATCCTTGGCTATTAACAAGTATGCTGTTTTTGTTATAATAAAAGAAGGGCAAAAAGAGAGTTATCCTATAGAAATGCTTTATACAACACAATATCCTGCACTCTTTATCCTTGATAATAATGAATTGCCTCAATGCAGTGCATCAATTGCGAAGTTTGACATTCAACATATTATTCAATGTTTTTCTTTTAACGGAGATTGGTATAACTAATTTAAAGCCTCAAAAGCTTCCTCAATACTATCATATTTCTGTGCTATAAAAAGATATACGGCAGCATTTAACTGTGCTAGTTTCAAATATTCGTCAGAAGGATTGTTTAGCTGATTTAGTGAGTCTTGAAGTGTTATTTTATCCCATGATTTTTGATAGTGAATGCCGTAATATTTTGGGTCTATTATTATTTCCTCTACATCATCTCCCTTTGCAATCCATAAACGGCCTTTACTGAAGAGTTCCGGTGTTCCTTCGTTCCCTTGAATAAGTGCAAATCTTTCATATTTATCTGAGAAAATTTCAACATATTTCTTGACATAAGGTTTATGAAATACCCCTGTAATGGCATAACTGCTGTTGGCAACTTTTGGTAGTTTTTCTATAGTGTTAAAACCGCTTCTAAGTCCTAATTTATTTCTTGTATTGGTAAGATTATGAAGTTTGTTAAGGTAGTTTTTTCTGTCAAAATATTTGATGTTTTTATGTAAAGATATATTTTCACATATGTTTTTAATGGTAATACCGTCTTTTGCCGGTTGCTTCTCATCACCCATTATGACCAAATTGAGGTCTGTTTTTTCAAGCATTCTTGCAACAAGCGGAAAAATATATGGATTTTTTGCTTTGCCGTCAAACGGGTAGCCGAGTTCTATAGAATTTGGTACGTTTTCTTTTTGTGTCTGTTCATCACATGCAGCCAGTGCTCCGCGAAACTCTTCTGTTGTCTCCGGCTTCAGCCTCCAGCCAAGTAAAAATGCAGCAATCTGCTCACTCGGCACGCTTTGGTCTAAAACCTGCTGCATCATGTCTTTGCTTTCTTCAAAACTTAAGTCTCTGTTCCCTTTGGGACCGGTGCCGACTGCATGTATATACTTAAAAAAATCCATTTTATACCTTTATAAATTATCTTATAAAGTGTATCAAAATTAGAGAAATATAACTAGTTATTTAGCTCTTTTTCTATTGCTTCGTGTAAATCACTGTCTTTTGGTGAAATACCAAAATAATGTTGGGTAAAAGTAATAGTTACTGCTTTCATACTGCCATTTTCTTCTTTTTCAGCAATAAGCTCATTTTCTTTAAATTCAGTCATTCTCCAGCCATTTTCTTCACCTGCTTTTAAAATCAGTTTATGAACCTTTCCTAATGGCATCTCATGTTCTAAATGTGTAAATGAAGCAGTTTTTGTATCTTCTGCATTCATAGATGTTGTTGAACAGGCATTAAAAATAACACCGCTTAAAACTATTGAAATGGTTGAAATTATAATTTTTTTCATAGCTAACCCCTTTGTTATATGATATAATAATAATTCTAAAGAAAAATTTAATTTAGAGGAATTTGAATGACAGCGCACGATATTATGATTATTTTGGTGATGACTTTTCCAATGTTCATTTTTACAATCTATCCGGGCATTTGGCTGAGTGATTATTTGGAACAGCATCATAATATAAAAGAATCACAAAAACGTACTGTTATGATTGTTATAACATTTTTGGGTGCATTGTTACTCTCTTCATTATTGTATTATGTATAAAACAGGAATTAGCATGAAAAAATTAATGACTATACTTCTATTATTGACATCTATCCTGTATGCATCCTCTGATGCTGCGATGGATGCAATTAATGCAGGAAATTATAAAAAAGCTTTCAGTATATTGGATACAAAAGCCAAGCATGGAAACATAAATGCAACCTATAATTTATCACTGATGTATTATAACGGTTACGGAGTAGATCAAAATATTTCAAAGGCAGCCCAGCTTTTGGAAGTTGCTGCCAAAGCAGGACACAAAAAAGCTGTGCAAAATGTGGGGCGTATTTACATGCAGGCAATGGATTTTGATAAAGCTGCTTTATGGCTTGAACAAAATGCAAAAGAGGGTGATATAGGCGCATATTATCTACTGAGTGAAATTTATGTAGAGCAAGAAAAATTCAAAAAAGCGAAGCAGTGGGCAAAAAAAGCGATTGAAGCCGGAAGCCAAGAGGCTTCTATATTGTGGAAAGAGTATAATTTACAAAATTATTAACTATGTATTAAACCAATCAAGTTGCTCTCTAAGTTGAACAACTTTTCCAACTATAATTAGTGCCGGAGTAGGTACTCCTTTGGCTTTTTGCACAATATCTTCTAATGTGCCGACAACAACACTTTGATCTTTTGTCGTACCTCGTGAAATTACAGCACATGGATACTCTTTAGGTTTTCCTATTTCTCTTAATTTTGAAGATATTTTTTTGAGATTGTGCAGTCCCATAAGAAAGACAATCGTGTCATCTGTTTTAAAATTTTCCCATGGAATTTGTGATGTTTCTTTATTTGGTGATTCATGCCCGGTTACAACTCTAAAACTGACGGCAACTCCTCTATGTGTAACAGGGATACCTGCATATGCAGGTACACTTACAGCAGATGTGATTCCCGGAATTATTTCAAATTTGATACCTCTTTCTTGAAGATAGGCACCTTCTTCACCGCCGCGTCCAAATACAAAAGGGTCTCCACCCTTTAAACGTACGACAACATTATGTTTAAGCGCGTTTTGATATATAACCTCATTTATTTCATCTTGAGGAAGAGTGTGTCTGCCATCCTCTTTGCCGACATATACAAATTCACATCCGTCTTTTGCCATTTCGAGTAATTGCGGATTTGCCAGACGGTCATAAATTATAACATCAGCCTCTGTAATAACTCTGTGTGCTTTCATAGTTAAAAGTTCTATATCCCCAGGTCCAGCTCCGGTTAAGTATACTCTACTCATTATTTACTTTCCTC includes:
- a CDS encoding Crp/Fnr family transcriptional regulator, giving the protein MLSIDELKSINFFENLDEKELKLLLSISRKRTFSQGEILFYEKDKAQHLTMVLEGVVKIYKIDPKNNEIVLHRFRPKNLVAEMAVFEGIPYPASAAFESDGSVLEIDFDKFREYFFANEDVACALFKSLTQKIKYLDNVIALNVVLDSTARVAKYICENDDALKMKNNQLAQYLHMTPETLSRILKKFTKLGFVEKEDSSYKIVNKEALTILFE
- a CDS encoding metal-sulfur cluster assembly factor, translating into MYTKDELFQAISTVIDPEVGFNLVEMGLIYDASSDDEGNVKVTMTLSTKACPLHQMILQWVKEAVEKLPNVKSVDVEVVWEPEWNITMADDNVKKALGA
- a CDS encoding Lrp/AsnC family transcriptional regulator, whose translation is MKQEILSRIQKKFPLVQKPFEVIANELGMSEGEVLEILQAEKKANIIRQTSAIFDTKRLGYKSSLVAFKIPEENISAAVKIINSHPGVSHNYERNHDFNIWFTMAVAPDSSLGLEKTIEVLAELTDADDYIVLPTLKLFKINVKLNTTGKDEKKEEVKKVVHTDIELTPLHHEIIQRAQYDIDFVSEPFANIVNELDIDYETFFNILQELQEAGVMRRFASILNHRKAGFNANAMVVWDVDEEIGEEIGAKAAAFSAVSHCYLRPKYENWPYNLFTMVHGKTTEETNAMIEEMAQEIQSKSHMPLYSSKEFKKVRIEYFTPAFAEWEEKHTTVA
- a CDS encoding precorrin-2 dehydrogenase/sirohydrochlorin ferrochelatase family protein, with amino-acid sequence MAYFPAFLKLDNKKILIVGGGNIAYEKLDHLLDFTKDIHVIAQEYSDEMLQRIKSENLEYEKRAYKEGDIKEFAVVIVAVDSIELQAEIFQESKKYNCLCNAVDSVDYCDFIFPSYIKKGDLTIAVSTSGASPAMAKHLRRYLQNMIPNTISEFLKEMKALRKSLPKGKERMKMLDEKAKNYIENWSK
- a CDS encoding cytochrome-c peroxidase, producing MLRLSLLAIIIIVAWIEVLPYLIPKKPKKTYSDEQLREIALSRGMHPIPKEYDAFLKLLDSKENPITKEKVTLGKKLFFDTILSSDKTISCASCHLLGKNPHNKNQFLDDISHPQSKTDCMVCHIKDESGSDRLATAIGVQGRTAPNHLNTPTILNSALAKYRMWDGSAKTSLDAVAPMIHDKYKMNLTSAEVVKRLKNDTAYKQIFAQVFTNGVTFENLQKALDVYQKTLLIRSAYDRFLEGDNQALSEEAKRGFRNFIQLGCKGCHTGITVGGQTIQKFPVRNYNHIIDVTGIFSTEYIGRDVAAFNFNFKQYHRYPFENKGEYLGKDNNQLFRVPILRNVTKTSPYFHNGAVFDIREAVRIMGKYQLSMELTEVQIDELVAFLKSLEGDVVEYKELK
- a CDS encoding multiheme c-type cytochrome codes for the protein MKILLINLDMLFMFLSGILLMDYFHVIWSYFRVIEFLHVFGSIAVTVLFVLPFLYKHIKESMVQFKHKSLSGVLFGLVFFIIIVSGVYLFLVGNRGGDVFGLLSYYIHLYGSFVLVLLLIVHLKKYFLLKYASVVASVFILFLPSNSYAKEEKLTNIVYADGVKRYHNIDWTNSTTCKECHPKIFQQWADSNHRHLADSNPYYMVLENLAEMDRGKEFRKWCMGCHNPSAVSMHQERTTHFMKDNIMPEPLFVSGSQNLINEYKVHPNRLEQGVSCIACHRIVDAKPKGNSSYALSLSKRKKYLFEDSHSEAEVWISHKLINAKPTVHKEEYMKPLYKKSQYCASCHNEFLPHSQKKVVSTYEQWKESSFNKSKDPKKHKECLDCHMSYIKDGEFIGQSGTSTVGGKKKKAIKTHYFTGANHFLAGLKSKEHEQQSIELLKTSAALDVALKNNQLFVGVKNVGAGHKLPTGAADFRELWLDITVKDSNGKTVFSSGKLDKKGDIEKNSIIYNKIFGDKNGKPVGLFFWRYEKLLKDTRIPAGKRVVERFTLPKNIQYPLSVEIKLNFRIYPQWVTNIVKAAYPQLTDPPIITIKEVEKQFD
- a CDS encoding thioredoxin family protein, with translation MIKSIVIITLLTFYANAFMVESSYEKAHAKALKAGKSLVVFLTKKNCPQCNVELAKIIHNKAISLAINKYAVFVIIKEGQKESYPIEMLYTTQYPALFILDNNELPQCSASIAKFDIQHIIQCFSFNGDWYN
- a CDS encoding glycosyl transferase, giving the protein MDFFKYIHAVGTGPKGNRDLSFEESKDMMQQVLDQSVPSEQIAAFLLGWRLKPETTEEFRGALAACDEQTQKENVPNSIELGYPFDGKAKNPYIFPLVARMLEKTDLNLVIMGDEKQPAKDGITIKNICENISLHKNIKYFDRKNYLNKLHNLTNTRNKLGLRSGFNTIEKLPKVANSSYAITGVFHKPYVKKYVEIFSDKYERFALIQGNEGTPELFSKGRLWIAKGDDVEEIIIDPKYYGIHYQKSWDKITLQDSLNQLNNPSDEYLKLAQLNAAVYLFIAQKYDSIEEAFEALN
- a CDS encoding tetratricopeptide repeat protein, with the protein product MKKLMTILLLLTSILYASSDAAMDAINAGNYKKAFSILDTKAKHGNINATYNLSLMYYNGYGVDQNISKAAQLLEVAAKAGHKKAVQNVGRIYMQAMDFDKAALWLEQNAKEGDIGAYYLLSEIYVEQEKFKKAKQWAKKAIEAGSQEASILWKEYNLQNY
- the cobA gene encoding uroporphyrinogen-III C-methyltransferase, with the protein product MSRVYLTGAGPGDIELLTMKAHRVITEADVIIYDRLANPQLLEMAKDGCEFVYVGKEDGRHTLPQDEINEVIYQNALKHNVVVRLKGGDPFVFGRGGEEGAYLQERGIKFEIIPGITSAVSVPAYAGIPVTHRGVAVSFRVVTGHESPNKETSQIPWENFKTDDTIVFLMGLHNLKKISSKLREIGKPKEYPCAVISRGTTKDQSVVVGTLEDIVQKAKGVPTPALIIVGKVVQLREQLDWFNT